tctgctggcaagtcaggaccgtgagaaatgttggctggctaagtcaggaccgtgaaaggttgtctgctggcaagtcaggaccgtgagaaatgttggctggctaagtcaggaccgtgaaaggttgtctgctggcaagtcaggaccgtgaaaggttgtctgctggcaagtcaggaccgtgaaaggttgtctgctggcaagtcaggaccgtgaaaggttgtctgctggcaagtcaggaccgtgaaaggttgtctgctggctaagtcaggaccgtgaaaggttgtctgctggctaagtcaggaccgtgaaaggttgtctgctggcaagtcaggaccgtgaaatgttgtctgctggctaagtcaggaccgtgaaatgttgtctgctggcaagtcaggaccgtgaaatgttgtctgctggcaagtcaggaccgtgaaatgttgtctgctggctaagtcaggaccgtgaaatgtaaGCCAGCGACAATGCCAGGACCGGTAAAAACAGCCTATTTGTTAAAATTgaggttttcttatttttttttcaccttAAATCTTACCTAAATAGGCTAGATTCGTTGAGAACAAAACATATTACAtaacaatgaatatatatttaccaAACTATGAACTCATAACACTTATATCATGATCTACACAAACACTTTCTTCACATTTGAACATATATGCCCATTATTACTAAGAAAGTCATCCTTCATCatgaacttacaatattattacACAACAATGACCCAAACAATCCTAAATACCATACTACAACTTATATAAGATTTTACAAACAAGTTTTGGAGTTAAtggagtttatttgaaattattatcattttttcctattttttaatgattttaatcgaaaataaataaaaaaaaatatataaacttcgaatttttttatgaaattttttatataaccattattaatcataatatgaattaacaaaaaagaattggattaaaaagaattttgaaaaagataGATTAAAGAACAcattattattacttaaatttagttatagtctacaaataaataattaaaaaatctaatattatgTTGTTGGGTTGAGATAGAGTAATAAAGTAATAAAGTAATTGAATAAGGTACAGTATAATCCAATTCCATTTTCAATGAAATGAAGCTTACATCCATGAAATGAAGTTTGTTATGTTATACTTTACATTTAGTAAAATGTGCATCTTATggaatacatattttattacttaagTTTAGTTATATATGTAAACTTAAAATTTACACTTGTCATCTTAAAAAAATGAGCTTCACATACTCACAAATACTAACTATTTATGAGTTAACTTGTTTCTGAAATAgctaattgttatatatatatatacgaagtaattatatgataaaagtagtataattagtaaatttacatattaatattttattttctttttatttctctaacataaagttataaattattttacatcaCAAATGTATAGATAagataaagttataaattattttacatacaTCACAAATGTTTTGAAATGACAAAAGTAAATGTCCAAAACTAACAATGACAAGGCTTGAACCCTCGACCTCAtgattaaagtaaaaataaggaGCATTCAACTAACCAATTGAACCAAACAATTTTTATGTTAtgtaaagtaaaaatatttcatttaataaatactgatataaaatgaataacttATATGTGTTGGATAAAATTTGGATTCCCACCTTATCATCAAAAAACGCAACATGAAGTGATTAaaaaactcaaactcttcacgggttttaaattataaattttttcttatttataaaatgttcaATTATAAACAAATCATAAAATGAACCATCAAAACACATCAAATTTAAAGAATTCGACACCCAAATCGCCTTTGGCAATTTGGAGGTCGTAGATCTCCGAAAAATACAcaacttcaaaaaaaaaatcgtccCAATCCGACAAACGTACAAAAAGTTATGCCCTTCCAAAGTTATGCCTTCCAAAAAAGTGTTTTTCAACAAGTTTTCATTTGTCTATTTATATGTTGTTGTAATTACTATAATATACATGAAAATGGTCAACTCATTCTAATCTGGCATGTGGGTTGCTTCGAGATGGTCGGAATATAGCTAGGGAACGTTTCCATGTGGACTCATCACTTCAACAAGACACTGTGGTACTATGTCTCCTTTGGGATCAACACCACTCTCCTTTATActtggctgatttcaactcaatctaccaatacgaaGACCATGAGGTtagagaaatgttcttagccgttgaaagaagcgggctaagagggtttctcgaaaacagattcattctcgactacatagttgtcgaagaattcttccagaccgcaaaggaagtgcatcgagacataatcgttgcacaagtttacggtcagtcatttctattcagcgagacgaaTTTCGCTAAATACTACGGTTTGCCCACtaaaggggtaaccgacttaacctactctccggtgaccatggaagaaatgtgtcatcggttcttcaactctgacatcccggttagaccttGGGGTgttaaaagccaactctctcacaagtaccagcttctttgtgagattttgggaaagtccatcttgggaagagagaaaagctattactacacccaaaggcttttcgagatgatgatcgctgttacggttgggacaccggttaattggtcctggatcatctccTCTGCCTCATATTGAGATCCTTTTGGGTGAACAGGTACTTGAGACATTGATGATCTGTGAAGATTTGGCACCTTTCCCCATAGAGGTAATGGCGCCATATCTTCAAAGCAAATACTACAGCAGCTAACTCCAGGTCGTGAGTTGGGTAATTCCTCTCATGGATTTTGAGTTGCCTGGATGCATAAGCCACAACCTTCCCTTCCTGCATTAGCACAGCACCTAAGCCATTCTTGGAAGCATCGGTGCACACAACAAAGTTGCCTACCTCGGTTGGAATTGAAAGAACAGGGGCGGATATCAAGCTTCTCTTCAGCACTTCAAAGCTGTTGGCACACTGTTCGGACCATACAAACCTTTCATCTTTGCGCGTCAGGGTTGTAAGGGGTAAAGCTATTTTGGAGAATGGTTCAGCTCGATTTCATTGCTGCCCGTTATCATTGGTGCGAAATATTTGCCCCTctcaaacttcttcacatactCCGCAACACTTAGATCACCTTGTCGAATTCCCAGGAACTCCCTGGCCAGCTTATTCCTGGTGCTTAAGGTAAAG
This is a stretch of genomic DNA from Impatiens glandulifera chromosome 4, dImpGla2.1, whole genome shotgun sequence. It encodes these proteins:
- the LOC124933675 gene encoding uncharacterized protein LOC124933675 gives rise to the protein MRRGTRGNASTPSEENEQNNFMSGLVDALRDQNRIQNEQMRDQNRIHNEQMREMFQANGSYPMHTHNNHEGGSQQPAYKHFMSFKPCDFKGSTDPMVAEEWVHSLETIFEFMQCNNSDRLRCATFMFKDDARIWWQGAKSTLNLDTATWDEFKAVFYGKYFTLSTRNKLAREFLGIRQGDLSVAEYVKKFERAEPFSKIALPLTTLTRKDERFVWSEQCANSFEVLKRSLISAPVLSIPTEVGNFVVCTDASKNGLGAVLMQEGKVVAYASRQLKIHERNYPTHDLELAAVVFALKIWRHYLYGERCQIFTDHQCLKYLFTQKDLNMRQRR